The genomic DNA GTCCACAAAACGCTGCTTGCCGGTGTAGAAGGGATGGCAGTTGGAGCAAATTTCCACTTCGAACGCCTCACCCTTGGTGGTCAGCAGTTCGGCCTCGTAACCGCAGTGGCAACGAACCTTTGCCATGTAAGTCTTGGGATGAATATTGTTTTTCATGACTATCTCCTGTCATTCTTTGTGCGTGGAACTCGGTCTTATACGCACTGCCCCACCGATTGGCAAGCAAAAACTATCAGTTTTTCCCGGTCCTCGCCGCATTTCGGCTACTCAGCCGCCCCGTTCCACCCGGGCGCAAAAAAGGCGGGAGCCGAAGCACCCGCCTTGAACTGTCGAGTTCGATGAGAACTAGACGCAGCCGGTGGGCTTGGGCAGACCGGCCATCTTACAGGCTCCCTTGCCCGGTCCGGACGGGAACAGCTCGTAGATCTGCTTCAGCTTGAAGCCGGTGACCTTGGAGAGGATACGGACCATCGGAGCGATGCCGTTCTTCTTGTAGTAGTCCTGCAGGAAGTCGATGACTTTCTGATGGTCCTCGGAGATCTCCTTGATGCCCTCGGATTCCTTCACGTATTCGACCCAAACAGGGGTCCAGTCTTCAAATTTCTGCAGGAAGCCGTCTTCGTCAACTTCGAAAGAAGAGCCCTGGAATTCAACAACAGCCATTGTATCCTCCTAAGTGGATGTTTCTCTTGCTGTAGCTCCGCGCAACCGTCGGAGCGACCTTATCCAAATAAACAGCGATCCGCTGCTTAGCTGCAAACTAAAAGACACGGCTCAAAACCGTGTGGGGACATTACGTCGACTCCCCAACCTTGTCAAGTACTCGGCACATTTCAATACAACAAAAAACGATCTGAAAGGACGCCCGTAACAAACTAGGATTCCAGAAGTTCGTTCAAATGTTTTTGAGCATAATCCAAGGTCGGGTCCATATCGAGAGCAGCCTGAAGGTAATCGGCCGCTTCCTCGCGGTGACCCAGGAACTTGTGACACAGGCCGAGGTTGGCCAAATCATGCGGCGAACCGCTGTCGATATCAAGAGAAGCCTTGAAGTCGGCGGCGGCAAGTTCGTACCGTCCGCCCTTGAAATGCGCCACGCCGCGCAGGTTGAAGAACTCCCGGCACTCGCGGTCCAGTTCGATGGCCCGATCCAAAAGCCCGACGGTGTCCTCCCACTCCTCGGCCTGGGACAGGGCGTAGGCCTGATAAAAGACGGCCAGACCGCGTTCGGCGTCGGCGGGTTGCAAGTCCACGGATTCCTCGAACCGTGCGGCCGCGTACATGGGATCGCCCATACGCAGAGCCAGAAGACCGTGGAAGAAAGGCAGGAAGTACGCACCCGGATAGACATCCTCAAGCACGTCCAGCCCTTCCAGGGCCTCGTCGAAATCGGCGTCCTCCGCCAGAATGCGGCCCACGAACAACCCTATGGAGCGATGCGGGGTCCGCTCGCGGAAATCGAAACCGGGCACAAAGTTGTAGTTGGCCGTGACCATCAACTCCGGGTGCCGGGTATCGACGGAATAAAGGGTGCGCCCCATATCCGCGAGTCCACCGGCCAGGGCCATCAGTTCATTGTAAATGTCCGAGTCCTCCACCGAAGGCAGGGAATCGAGCGGAACGACCTCCCCTTCCTTCAGCCACTCGATCTGGTCGAGTTCGGTGAACTTGGGCAGTCCAGACGCCTCATAGACGCGGCTGGTCTCGAAATCGCCCGCCAACTGGGCCACTTCCGTCACAGCGCGG from Pseudodesulfovibrio thermohalotolerans includes the following:
- a CDS encoding YcaO-like family protein encodes the protein MMELGNCRKSFTTDQDKACSPVETVTRVKGILAEKCRGVLAKTDRVDTGRLGIPVFVSECGPEAREVMPTRKQMGKGASPEQAEASALMELVERFSYFSFWASPANFTELTWSEAQKMWPGQVMDIGQIIRSVDEDLDPDKAVRLMDLLRWKFHPALNVLSGKEEYVPLDWFKKLNEFNGSSAGNTFEESIAQGACELVERHVCALIDRSRQVTPTIDPASSDDSVLRRLLDCFEQNGVTIILKDFSLGHPVPTVGAVAWDRKTFPALSEIVFTAGTASSPVKAAIRAVTEVAQLAGDFETSRVYEASGLPKFTELDQIEWLKEGEVVPLDSLPSVEDSDIYNELMALAGGLADMGRTLYSVDTRHPELMVTANYNFVPGFDFRERTPHRSIGLFVGRILAEDADFDEALEGLDVLEDVYPGAYFLPFFHGLLALRMGDPMYAAARFEESVDLQPADAERGLAVFYQAYALSQAEEWEDTVGLLDRAIELDRECREFFNLRGVAHFKGGRYELAAADFKASLDIDSGSPHDLANLGLCHKFLGHREEAADYLQAALDMDPTLDYAQKHLNELLES
- a CDS encoding TusE/DsrC/DsvC family sulfur relay protein; the encoded protein is MAVVEFQGSSFEVDEDGFLQKFEDWTPVWVEYVKESEGIKEISEDHQKVIDFLQDYYKKNGIAPMVRILSKVTGFKLKQIYELFPSGPGKGACKMAGLPKPTGCV
- the rpmE gene encoding 50S ribosomal protein L31 — translated: MKNNIHPKTYMAKVRCHCGYEAELLTTKGEAFEVEICSNCHPFYTGKQRFVDTAGRIDRFRKKYGDLSTLAAKSK